A DNA window from Drosophila pseudoobscura strain MV-25-SWS-2005 chromosome 2, UCI_Dpse_MV25, whole genome shotgun sequence contains the following coding sequences:
- the LOC6896965 gene encoding probable serine/threonine-protein kinase DDB_G0282963 isoform X5, translated as MQRRRLQQQLRDQGVPAKQTTTTAGLTCNQQYLRQQRMQQQQQQMQQQQQRYLDNSNIDHDYLNNNINNCYSNPILGQGNLKLRRGMTEFSTNNDHKQPHFISASQQKPLQNSPIHQTNPKPHHHHPQPLQRFAQQQQPQQQQYLQQTLPQGQQENGNTAAHIGLGSSPHSPLGYRNPLNSPTGNTAGKRYQQQLTDRLLQQQHLQHCQQQQLQSLGGGGGSGGSGSDEEYDTKDELSEESLKQNVAIVLSNLDRYNNALRSLILNEQVSGGGGSLGGGDGGSSSLFLDSNSSSSLLFGCDNDTNQRCNNNNNNNNHNVWGKMAATPESDYNSNATTPGGRSGSDQQQQQQQLGVGATLCGGVGGGGGGIRDSNGGGGNCSLASSHDFTHDNSDYQWFLDYGYRDGCSGMQRSVLSSLSASYNAMGDLIYYEDLAKNLDANLAEVDMESFRAEDIHSLLSQLPAYCKSLGGANSRLQQSLLHQQQQQHLQQQQQQQQQQLEHSSNSNNTMMMMPHNMMSQTSTTSTNELIDNSFCKSELLFSPVRESHISVDSLDMDAYPDEGEIILTCNKDNYTIAFEGSVLYSDESFYEPNDMAMRRSKQNCINLHSNLEDIVKRNKALEVSMSRSAQAFQPLGPTMSPKGATGAAGATAKLQRYPSGNNNTETITITRHLPQCSVRKSSSLPNLQSEEAVPRPEQEEQQQQPQSQRVDQGAPLNVSQAISTSTMESCKSRSRNLLPMCQMPISISVSISERLQQQAELQQQQQQQQQQQQQQHRHKHHRCSCSHESQNFCSGSVSSGNSSNPPAFNLVKLFIKQKSTSSGHEEPLMAQASAHTCMDVSSGCWPSSDAASSSSGSLEQRLRKKSMNDSGKGSAVSRHDEEEEEHHHYADQQTPPKQRQLRARSEAVFYDDAASSSSTGSLTATNSPAHRRRSMPLRNPQLYQLAAAQTSTASQMSSEASTEEQLTQVPRRAGAEAASTRPLSCASSSEMITRSMQTSCGSLSTTRSSLSERYRCVPPSFLEKLNNLGEQRQAPIYVIYPNYALPDLGFVKTTAATPDVIFSPFNYKMTLDGAATSSGSLKKQRSSNSCSSRQSLNEDELLKTLDYKHIADWQSLATLLPVEYRRRLQHIPEVKQLVRQLDADLAQRPLFCMSPPLRRNRTHICDCAKYFQQTQTGHTQPLLDEGSSSGSSQPPSSGYRGSSTLLTDSELDADADPLKQMYVYQYDQQQQQHTTPPQPMPRSILRKANSAQARTKRNSMIEGGQQTQKMSKLEKRRSLQEPPYNYALGSTDELADVFEEEEHSQAQVQAPAAKQRLSRKDLDARARAENFLASLPRSELKYYAEIASILETSGEQVQYDAAALKKEVSRVLSQQKKVSFTDEAATLTAALAGDAKRFSTPPNSPNISMAAALQRRETLDVLEQRKIESNRFKRLQIQWELMSKDSSMLKELASEAATKSGGSTPTSTNSTGSNSAPRSRIPRPVSYPAGRLSSAQKDAANGSGKAGGSSTRSPSRIVQPKRYSLAGTPTHTPPSAARARTPTNRVAVTAPNTPKRQAGVAPSPRPTSRVR; from the exons ATGCAACGGCGTCgcctgcagcagcaactgagGGATCAGGGTGTGCCAGCCAAACAGACCACAACCACAGCGGGTTTGACCTGCAATCAACAGTATTTGAGGCAGCAGAgaatgcagcaacagcaacaacagatgcaacagcagcaacaacgatatctggacaacagcaacattgaTCATGACTATCTAAACAACAATATTAACAATTGCTACAGTAATCCGATTCTAGGCCAAG GAAACTTGAAACTTCGACGTGGCATGACCGAATTCTCAACAAACAACGATCACAAGCAACCGCATTTCATCTCCGCATCTCAGCAGAAACCGCTCCAGAATTCACCCATTCACCAGACTAATCCCAAgccgcatcatcatcatcctcaacCGCTTCAACGCTttgcccaacagcagcagccacagcaacaacagtatCTTCAGCAGACCCTGCCCCAAGGCCAGCAAGAGAACGGCAACACGGCTGCCCACATTGGCCTAGGATCGTCGCCACATTCCCCGCTCGGCTATAGGAATCCCCTCAATAGTCCCACCGGCAATACGGCGGGTAAACGCTACCAGCAACAGCTGACCGATcgcctgctgcagcagcaacatctgcAACActgccagcaacagcaattgcAGTCGCtgggtggcggcggcggcagcggcggcagcggcagcgatgAGGAGTACGACACCAAGGACGAACTGAGCGAGGAGAGCCTCAAGCAGAATGTGGCCATTGTCCTGAGCAATCTGGATCGGTACAACAACGCTTTGCGCAGCTTAATACTGAATGAGCAGGtgagcggcggcggcggcagcctcGGCGGTGGcgacggcggcagcagcagcctctttctcgacagcaacagcagcagcagcctgctCTTTGGCTGCGACAACGATACGAATCAgcgttgcaacaacaacaacaacaacaacaaccataaCGTGTGGGGCAAGATGGCAGCCACACCGGAATCGGACTACAACAGCAATGCCACAACGCCAGGGGGCAGGAGTGGCAGcgatcagcaacagcaacagcaacaacttgGGGTAGGTGCAACGCTTTGTGGTGGTgtaggtggtggtggtggtggtatACGGGACTCTAACGGTGGTGGTGGCAACTGCTCGCTGGCCTCCTCGCACGACTTTACTCACGACAATTCCGATTATCAGTGGTTCCTGGACTACGGCTATCGGGATGGCTGCAGCGGCATGCAGCGCAGTGTTCTCAGCTCCCTTTCGGCCTCCTACAATGCCATGGGGGATCTCATCTACTACGAGGATCTGGCCAAGAATCTGGACGCCAATCTGGCCGAGGTCGATATGGAGAGTTTTCGTGCCGAGGACATACACTCGCTGTTGTCACAGCTGCCGGCCTACTGCAAGAGTCTGGGCGGTGCGAATAGTCGACTGCAACAGTCGCTGctacaccagcagcagcagcagcacttgcaacaacagcagcaacagcagcagcagcagctagagcacagcagcaacagcaacaacacgatgatgatgatgccgcACAACATGATGTCGCAGACATCGACGACATCCACCAACGAGCTGATCGACAACTCGTTCTGCAAGTCGGAGCTGCTGTTCTCGCCCGTCCGTGAGTCGCACATCTCCGTGGACTCGCTGGACATGGACGCGTATCCCGATGAGGGCGAGATAATACTCACCTGCAACAAGGACAACTATACCATAGCCTTCGAGGGCAGCGTACTCTACTCGGACGAGAGTTTCTATG AACCCAATGACATGGCCATGAGGAGGAGCAAACAGAACTGCATCAATTTGCACAGCAATCTGGAGGATATTGTGAAGCGCAACAAGGCCCTGGAGGTATCGATGTCACGCTCGGCCCAGGCCTTTCAGCCCCTGGGTCCAACCATGTCGCCCAAGGGCGCCACAGGAGCGGCAGGAGCCACGGCCAAACTACAGCG ATATCCGTcgggcaacaacaacacggAGACCATTACCATCACAAGACATCTGCCGCAGTGCAGCGTCAGGAAGAGCAGCAGTCTGCCGAATCTGCAGAGCGAAGAGGCAGTGCCAAGGccagagcaggaggagcaacagcaacagccacagtcGCAGCGAGTGGATCAGGGAGCACCTTTGAATGTCTCGCAGGCGATCAGCACCTCGACGATGGAGTCGTGCAAGTCGCGATCGAGAAATCTGCTGCCCATGTGCCAGATGCCCATATCCATAAGCGTTTCCATATCGGAGAGACTGCAACAGCAGgcagagctgcagcagcagcaacagcaacagcagcagcagcaacagcagcagcaccgtcACAAGCATCATCGCTGCAGTTGCTCGCACGAGAGTCAGAACTTCTGTTCGGGGTCTGTGTCCTCGGGCAACTCCTCCAATCCGCCGGCCTTCAATCTAGTCAAGCTCTTCATCAAACAGaagagcaccagcagcggccaCGAGGAGCCGCTAATGGCCCAGGCCAGCGCCCACACCTGTATGGATGTCTCGTCGGGCTGTTGGCCCTCCAGCGATGCGGCCAGCTCGAGCAGTGGCTCGCTGGAGCAGCGTCTGCGCAAGAAGAGCATGAACGACTCGGGCAAGGGTTCGGCGGTCAGTCGtcacgacgaggaggaggaggagcaccaCCACTATGCGGATCAACAGACGCCCCCCAAGCAGCGACAGCTGCGCGCTCGTTCCGAGGCGGTGTTCTATGACGATGCGGCCAGCTCGAGTTCCACGGGCTCCCTGACGGCCACCAATTCGCCGGCCCATCGGCGCCGTAGTATGCCGTTGCGGAATCCACAGCTCTATCAGCTGGCGGCAGCCCAGACCTCGACGGCCAGCCAGATGTCGTCGGAGGCCAGCACCGAGGAGCAACTGACGCAGGTGCCACGACGAGCAGGCGCCGAGGCGGCGTCCACGCGCCCCCTGTCCTGTGCCTCCAGTTCGGAGATGATAACACGCTCCATGCAGACATCCTGCGGTTCGTTGAGCACCACCCGGAGCAGCCTGAGCGAGAGATACCGATGCGTGCCGCCCTCGTTCCTGGAGAAGCTGAACAACCTGGGGGAGCAGCGGCAGGCGCCCATCTACGTGATCTATCCGAACTATGCGCTGCCCGACTTGGGCTTTGTGAAGACCACAGCGGCCACCCCGGACGTGATCTTCTCGCCGTTCAACTACAAGATGACGCTGGACGGAGCCGCCACCAGCAGCGGATCGCTCAagaagcagcgcagcagcaacagctgcagcagccggCAGAGCCTCAACGAGGACGAGCTCCTGAAGACGCTGGACTACAAGCACATAGCCGACTGGCAGTCGCTGGCCACCCTGTTGCCGGTGGAGTATCGCCGGCGGCTGCAGCACATTCCCGAGGTGAAGCAGCTGGTACGACAACTGGATGCGGATCTCGCCCAGCGACCGCTGTTCTGTATGTCGCCGCCGTTGCGCAGGAACCGCACACACATCTGCGATTGTGCCAAGTACTTCCAGCAGACGCAGACGGGCCACACCCAGCCGCTGCTGGACGAGGGCTCCAGCTCGGGGTCCAGCCAGCCGCCCAGCTCCGGCTATCGGGGCTCTTCCACGCTGCTAACCGACTCCGAGCTGGACGCCGATGCGGATCCGCTCAAGCAAATGTATGTCTACCAGTacgatcagcagcagcagcagcacacgaCGCCGCCGCAGCCCATGCCGAGGAGCATCTTGCGCAAGGCAAACTCTGCCCAGGCGCGGACCAAGCGCAATTCCATGATCGAGGGCGGCCAGCAGACGCAGAAGATGTCCAAGCTGGAGAAGCGACGCAGCCTGCAGGAGCCGCCCTACAACTACGCCCTGGGCTCGACCGATGAGCTGGCCGATGTGtttgaggaggaggagcataGCCAGGCACAGGTCCAGGCACCGGCAGCGAAGCAGCGCCTCTCCCGCAAGGATCTGGACGCCCGGGCACGGGCCGAGAACTTCCTGGCCAGCCTGCCACGCTCCGAACTGAAGTATTATGCGGAGATTGCCTCCATTCTGGAGACATCCGGCGAGCAGGTGCAATACGATGCGGCTGCCCTCAAGAAGGAGGTGAGTCGCGTGCTCAGCCAGCAGAAGAAGGTGTCGTTCACCGATGAGGCGGCCACCTTGACGGCGGCCCTCGCTGGGGATGCCAAGCGCTTCTCGACGCCGCCCAATTCGCCCAACATTTCCATGGCGGCCGCCCTGCAGCGACGCGAGACCCTCGACGTGCTCGAGCAGCGGAAGATCGAGAGCAATCGCTTCAAGCGGCTGCAGATACAATGGGAACTGATGAGCAAAGACTCGAGCATGCTCAAGGAGCTGGCCAGCGAGGCGGCGACCAAGAGTGGCGGCTCCACGCCCACATCCACCAATTCGACGGGCTCCAATTCGGCGCCAAGATCAAGGATACCCCGACCAGTCAGCTATCCAGCAGGAAG ACTAAGCAGCGCCCAGAAGGATGCCGCCAATGGGTCAGGCAAGgccggcggcagcagcacacGATCCCCGAGTCGCATAGTGCAACCGAAGCGGTACAGCCTGGCGGGCACCccgacacacacacccccatcAGCAGCAAGGGCGCGCACGCCCACCAATCGAGTGGCAGTCACGGCGCCCAATACACCAAAGCGTCAGGCGGGAGTTGCCCCATCGCCCAG ACCCACCTCGCGAGTGCGTTGA
- the LOC6896965 gene encoding uncharacterized protein isoform X1: protein MQRRRLQQQLRDQGVPAKQTTTTAGLTCNQQYLRQQRMQQQQQQMQQQQQRYLDNSNIDHDYLNNNINNCYSNPILGQGNLKLRRGMTEFSTNNDHKQPHFISASQQKPLQNSPIHQTNPKPHHHHPQPLQRFAQQQQPQQQQYLQQTLPQGQQENGNTAAHIGLGSSPHSPLGYRNPLNSPTGNTAGKRYQQQLTDRLLQQQHLQHCQQQQLQSLGGGGGSGGSGSDEEYDTKDELSEESLKQNVAIVLSNLDRYNNALRSLILNEQVSGGGGSLGGGDGGSSSLFLDSNSSSSLLFGCDNDTNQRCNNNNNNNNHNVWGKMAATPESDYNSNATTPGGRSGSDQQQQQQQLGVGATLCGGVGGGGGGIRDSNGGGGNCSLASSHDFTHDNSDYQWFLDYGYRDGCSGMQRSVLSSLSASYNAMGDLIYYEDLAKNLDANLAEVDMESFRAEDIHSLLSQLPAYCKSLGGANSRLQQSLLHQQQQQHLQQQQQQQQQQLEHSSNSNNTMMMMPHNMMSQTSTTSTNELIDNSFCKSELLFSPVRESHISVDSLDMDAYPDEGEIILTCNKDNYTIAFEGSVLYSDESFYEPNDMAMRRSKQNCINLHSNLEDIVKRNKALEVSMSRSAQAFQPLGPTMSPKGATGAAGATAKLQRRSLFLVSPARRYPSGNNNTETITITRHLPQCSVRKSSSLPNLQSEEAVPRPEQEEQQQQPQSQRVDQGAPLNVSQAISTSTMESCKSRSRNLLPMCQMPISISVSISERLQQQAELQQQQQQQQQQQQQQHRHKHHRCSCSHESQNFCSGSVSSGNSSNPPAFNLVKLFIKQKSTSSGHEEPLMAQASAHTCMDVSSGCWPSSDAASSSSGSLEQRLRKKSMNDSGKGSAVSRHDEEEEEHHHYADQQTPPKQRQLRARSEAVFYDDAASSSSTGSLTATNSPAHRRRSMPLRNPQLYQLAAAQTSTASQMSSEASTEEQLTQVPRRAGAEAASTRPLSCASSSEMITRSMQTSCGSLSTTRSSLSERYRCVPPSFLEKLNNLGEQRQAPIYVIYPNYALPDLGFVKTTAATPDVIFSPFNYKMTLDGAATSSGSLKKQRSSNSCSSRQSLNEDELLKTLDYKHIADWQSLATLLPVEYRRRLQHIPEVKQLVRQLDADLAQRPLFCMSPPLRRNRTHICDCAKYFQQTQTGHTQPLLDEGSSSGSSQPPSSGYRGSSTLLTDSELDADADPLKQMYVYQYDQQQQQHTTPPQPMPRSILRKANSAQARTKRNSMIEGGQQTQKMSKLEKRRSLQEPPYNYALGSTDELADVFEEEEHSQAQVQAPAAKQRLSRKDLDARARAENFLASLPRSELKYYAEIASILETSGEQVQYDAAALKKEVSRVLSQQKKVSFTDEAATLTAALAGDAKRFSTPPNSPNISMAAALQRRETLDVLEQRKIESNRFKRLQIQWELMSKDSSMLKELASEAATKSGGSTPTSTNSTGSNSAPRSRIPRPVSYPAGSSTPTSTRTAAPAVASSPSTTPKTVTKSHNKTLSLLSSPRLNRLSSAQKDAANGSGKAGGSSTRSPSRIVQPKRYSLAGTPTHTPPSAARARTPTNRVAVTAPNTPKRQAGVAPSPRPTSRVR from the exons ATGCAACGGCGTCgcctgcagcagcaactgagGGATCAGGGTGTGCCAGCCAAACAGACCACAACCACAGCGGGTTTGACCTGCAATCAACAGTATTTGAGGCAGCAGAgaatgcagcaacagcaacaacagatgcaacagcagcaacaacgatatctggacaacagcaacattgaTCATGACTATCTAAACAACAATATTAACAATTGCTACAGTAATCCGATTCTAGGCCAAG GAAACTTGAAACTTCGACGTGGCATGACCGAATTCTCAACAAACAACGATCACAAGCAACCGCATTTCATCTCCGCATCTCAGCAGAAACCGCTCCAGAATTCACCCATTCACCAGACTAATCCCAAgccgcatcatcatcatcctcaacCGCTTCAACGCTttgcccaacagcagcagccacagcaacaacagtatCTTCAGCAGACCCTGCCCCAAGGCCAGCAAGAGAACGGCAACACGGCTGCCCACATTGGCCTAGGATCGTCGCCACATTCCCCGCTCGGCTATAGGAATCCCCTCAATAGTCCCACCGGCAATACGGCGGGTAAACGCTACCAGCAACAGCTGACCGATcgcctgctgcagcagcaacatctgcAACActgccagcaacagcaattgcAGTCGCtgggtggcggcggcggcagcggcggcagcggcagcgatgAGGAGTACGACACCAAGGACGAACTGAGCGAGGAGAGCCTCAAGCAGAATGTGGCCATTGTCCTGAGCAATCTGGATCGGTACAACAACGCTTTGCGCAGCTTAATACTGAATGAGCAGGtgagcggcggcggcggcagcctcGGCGGTGGcgacggcggcagcagcagcctctttctcgacagcaacagcagcagcagcctgctCTTTGGCTGCGACAACGATACGAATCAgcgttgcaacaacaacaacaacaacaacaaccataaCGTGTGGGGCAAGATGGCAGCCACACCGGAATCGGACTACAACAGCAATGCCACAACGCCAGGGGGCAGGAGTGGCAGcgatcagcaacagcaacagcaacaacttgGGGTAGGTGCAACGCTTTGTGGTGGTgtaggtggtggtggtggtggtatACGGGACTCTAACGGTGGTGGTGGCAACTGCTCGCTGGCCTCCTCGCACGACTTTACTCACGACAATTCCGATTATCAGTGGTTCCTGGACTACGGCTATCGGGATGGCTGCAGCGGCATGCAGCGCAGTGTTCTCAGCTCCCTTTCGGCCTCCTACAATGCCATGGGGGATCTCATCTACTACGAGGATCTGGCCAAGAATCTGGACGCCAATCTGGCCGAGGTCGATATGGAGAGTTTTCGTGCCGAGGACATACACTCGCTGTTGTCACAGCTGCCGGCCTACTGCAAGAGTCTGGGCGGTGCGAATAGTCGACTGCAACAGTCGCTGctacaccagcagcagcagcagcacttgcaacaacagcagcaacagcagcagcagcagctagagcacagcagcaacagcaacaacacgatgatgatgatgccgcACAACATGATGTCGCAGACATCGACGACATCCACCAACGAGCTGATCGACAACTCGTTCTGCAAGTCGGAGCTGCTGTTCTCGCCCGTCCGTGAGTCGCACATCTCCGTGGACTCGCTGGACATGGACGCGTATCCCGATGAGGGCGAGATAATACTCACCTGCAACAAGGACAACTATACCATAGCCTTCGAGGGCAGCGTACTCTACTCGGACGAGAGTTTCTATG AACCCAATGACATGGCCATGAGGAGGAGCAAACAGAACTGCATCAATTTGCACAGCAATCTGGAGGATATTGTGAAGCGCAACAAGGCCCTGGAGGTATCGATGTCACGCTCGGCCCAGGCCTTTCAGCCCCTGGGTCCAACCATGTCGCCCAAGGGCGCCACAGGAGCGGCAGGAGCCACGGCCAAACTACAGCG ACGCTCGTTGTTTCTGGTTTCGCCCGCACGCAGATATCCGTcgggcaacaacaacacggAGACCATTACCATCACAAGACATCTGCCGCAGTGCAGCGTCAGGAAGAGCAGCAGTCTGCCGAATCTGCAGAGCGAAGAGGCAGTGCCAAGGccagagcaggaggagcaacagcaacagccacagtcGCAGCGAGTGGATCAGGGAGCACCTTTGAATGTCTCGCAGGCGATCAGCACCTCGACGATGGAGTCGTGCAAGTCGCGATCGAGAAATCTGCTGCCCATGTGCCAGATGCCCATATCCATAAGCGTTTCCATATCGGAGAGACTGCAACAGCAGgcagagctgcagcagcagcaacagcaacagcagcagcagcaacagcagcagcaccgtcACAAGCATCATCGCTGCAGTTGCTCGCACGAGAGTCAGAACTTCTGTTCGGGGTCTGTGTCCTCGGGCAACTCCTCCAATCCGCCGGCCTTCAATCTAGTCAAGCTCTTCATCAAACAGaagagcaccagcagcggccaCGAGGAGCCGCTAATGGCCCAGGCCAGCGCCCACACCTGTATGGATGTCTCGTCGGGCTGTTGGCCCTCCAGCGATGCGGCCAGCTCGAGCAGTGGCTCGCTGGAGCAGCGTCTGCGCAAGAAGAGCATGAACGACTCGGGCAAGGGTTCGGCGGTCAGTCGtcacgacgaggaggaggaggagcaccaCCACTATGCGGATCAACAGACGCCCCCCAAGCAGCGACAGCTGCGCGCTCGTTCCGAGGCGGTGTTCTATGACGATGCGGCCAGCTCGAGTTCCACGGGCTCCCTGACGGCCACCAATTCGCCGGCCCATCGGCGCCGTAGTATGCCGTTGCGGAATCCACAGCTCTATCAGCTGGCGGCAGCCCAGACCTCGACGGCCAGCCAGATGTCGTCGGAGGCCAGCACCGAGGAGCAACTGACGCAGGTGCCACGACGAGCAGGCGCCGAGGCGGCGTCCACGCGCCCCCTGTCCTGTGCCTCCAGTTCGGAGATGATAACACGCTCCATGCAGACATCCTGCGGTTCGTTGAGCACCACCCGGAGCAGCCTGAGCGAGAGATACCGATGCGTGCCGCCCTCGTTCCTGGAGAAGCTGAACAACCTGGGGGAGCAGCGGCAGGCGCCCATCTACGTGATCTATCCGAACTATGCGCTGCCCGACTTGGGCTTTGTGAAGACCACAGCGGCCACCCCGGACGTGATCTTCTCGCCGTTCAACTACAAGATGACGCTGGACGGAGCCGCCACCAGCAGCGGATCGCTCAagaagcagcgcagcagcaacagctgcagcagccggCAGAGCCTCAACGAGGACGAGCTCCTGAAGACGCTGGACTACAAGCACATAGCCGACTGGCAGTCGCTGGCCACCCTGTTGCCGGTGGAGTATCGCCGGCGGCTGCAGCACATTCCCGAGGTGAAGCAGCTGGTACGACAACTGGATGCGGATCTCGCCCAGCGACCGCTGTTCTGTATGTCGCCGCCGTTGCGCAGGAACCGCACACACATCTGCGATTGTGCCAAGTACTTCCAGCAGACGCAGACGGGCCACACCCAGCCGCTGCTGGACGAGGGCTCCAGCTCGGGGTCCAGCCAGCCGCCCAGCTCCGGCTATCGGGGCTCTTCCACGCTGCTAACCGACTCCGAGCTGGACGCCGATGCGGATCCGCTCAAGCAAATGTATGTCTACCAGTacgatcagcagcagcagcagcacacgaCGCCGCCGCAGCCCATGCCGAGGAGCATCTTGCGCAAGGCAAACTCTGCCCAGGCGCGGACCAAGCGCAATTCCATGATCGAGGGCGGCCAGCAGACGCAGAAGATGTCCAAGCTGGAGAAGCGACGCAGCCTGCAGGAGCCGCCCTACAACTACGCCCTGGGCTCGACCGATGAGCTGGCCGATGTGtttgaggaggaggagcataGCCAGGCACAGGTCCAGGCACCGGCAGCGAAGCAGCGCCTCTCCCGCAAGGATCTGGACGCCCGGGCACGGGCCGAGAACTTCCTGGCCAGCCTGCCACGCTCCGAACTGAAGTATTATGCGGAGATTGCCTCCATTCTGGAGACATCCGGCGAGCAGGTGCAATACGATGCGGCTGCCCTCAAGAAGGAGGTGAGTCGCGTGCTCAGCCAGCAGAAGAAGGTGTCGTTCACCGATGAGGCGGCCACCTTGACGGCGGCCCTCGCTGGGGATGCCAAGCGCTTCTCGACGCCGCCCAATTCGCCCAACATTTCCATGGCGGCCGCCCTGCAGCGACGCGAGACCCTCGACGTGCTCGAGCAGCGGAAGATCGAGAGCAATCGCTTCAAGCGGCTGCAGATACAATGGGAACTGATGAGCAAAGACTCGAGCATGCTCAAGGAGCTGGCCAGCGAGGCGGCGACCAAGAGTGGCGGCTCCACGCCCACATCCACCAATTCGACGGGCTCCAATTCGGCGCCAAGATCAAGGATACCCCGACCAGTCAGCTATCCAGCAGGAAG TTCCACACCCACATCGACGCGCACAGCGGCCCCTGCGGTGGCCAGTAGTCCCTCCACAACACCCAAGACTGTCACTAAAAGCCACAACAAAACTCTGTCTCTTTTGTCCTCCCCGCGTTTGAATAGACTAAGCAGCGCCCAGAAGGATGCCGCCAATGGGTCAGGCAAGgccggcggcagcagcacacGATCCCCGAGTCGCATAGTGCAACCGAAGCGGTACAGCCTGGCGGGCACCccgacacacacacccccatcAGCAGCAAGGGCGCGCACGCCCACCAATCGAGTGGCAGTCACGGCGCCCAATACACCAAAGCGTCAGGCGGGAGTTGCCCCATCGCCCAG ACCCACCTCGCGAGTGCGTTGA